One Miscanthus floridulus cultivar M001 chromosome 11, ASM1932011v1, whole genome shotgun sequence DNA window includes the following coding sequences:
- the LOC136491786 gene encoding uncharacterized protein, with the protein MSASFTQRLTLFGSPTPDLPHFTARPPSPSVCLCCSKDGSGPASPSPLPQTPSRDKEKPPHQHPQQASFPGAAASLQPPRPWNLRTARVEIGRFGEGVRAGVWRAPAAAGGGPAHEEGLRRAHQGRDHRGLRRHPRQPPAAAAQEAPARRAAPVNMLYPGLSLTDVNLDSYKIDETCLALGDRHLRVIVTEQKPGREQTERRKFLV; encoded by the exons CAACGGCTCACATTGTTTGGATCTCCCACCCCCGATCTCCCCCACTTCACCGCTCGGCCTCCATCCCCATCTGTTTGCCTCTGCTGCTCCAAGGACGGCAGCGGCCCCGCGTCCCCGTCGCCGCTCCCGCAAACGCCGTCGCGGGACAAGGAGAAGCCGCCGCACCAGCACCCGCAGCAGGCCTCCTTCCCCGGCGCCGCGGCCTCTTTGCAGCCCCCGCGCCCCTGGAACCTCCGCACTGCTCGCGTCGAGATCGGACGCTTCGGGGAAGGCGTCCGCGCCGGCGTGTGGAGggcacccgccgccgccggcggcggccctGCCCACGAAGAGGGCCTTCGCCGCGCTCACCAGGGACGAGATCACCGCGGACTTCGCCGCCATCCGCGGCAGCCGCCCGCCGCGGCAGCCCAAGAGGCACCCGCACGCCGTGCAGCGCCAGTCAAT ATGCTGTACCCGGGGTTGTCTCTCACCGACGTTAATCTGGACTCATACAAGATCGACGAG ACGTGTCTCGCCCTTGGAG ATAGGCATCTTAGAGTCATAGTGACAGAGCAGAAGCCAGGCCGGGAACAAACAGAAAG GAGAAAATTTCTTGTGTAG